In a single window of the Eshraghiella crossota genome:
- a CDS encoding DUF4430 domain-containing protein, which yields MKKIISAIAAFAVVLSSLVVSPFAADEKTVSLRIEGKSETYFYGDVTTNASTVAELMNEVDAANDNLTITNPTGTYITAINGDKAGSIEPLKYDGWSDIINGVAPSVGIGEQQIKDGDVIVFYYADEFGSHGFARPVADLSKLGDREITFTSDAYAEDFSPITVPVEGAKVTWDGKEYVTDADGKIVIDKADFTVGDHSVGISKVAEDGVPLVLRFASDYKITVTADMVKAEAPAVTEPETKPAEDVPSGDTGYVYFAVVAIIAAAGIAAVSKKRAYEK from the coding sequence ATGAAAAAAATAATTTCGGCAATTGCAGCATTTGCAGTTGTATTAAGCAGTCTTGTTGTAAGTCCATTTGCAGCAGACGAAAAAACAGTATCTTTAAGAATTGAAGGAAAAAGTGAAACATATTTCTACGGTGATGTAACAACAAACGCATCTACAGTTGCAGAGCTTATGAATGAGGTTGACGCAGCTAATGATAATCTTACAATAACTAATCCAACAGGAACTTATATTACAGCCATAAATGGTGACAAAGCAGGAAGTATTGAGCCTCTCAAATATGATGGATGGAGTGATATAATTAACGGCGTTGCACCAAGCGTGGGTATTGGAGAACAGCAGATAAAAGATGGCGATGTAATTGTATTTTATTATGCAGATGAATTTGGTTCTCATGGATTTGCAAGGCCTGTAGCAGACCTTTCAAAGCTTGGCGACAGAGAAATAACTTTTACATCAGATGCATACGCTGAAGATTTCAGTCCTATAACTGTACCTGTTGAAGGTGCCAAAGTAACATGGGACGGTAAGGAATATGTAACAGATGCTGATGGCAAAATCGTTATTGACAAAGCTGATTTTACAGTAGGTGATCATTCTGTAGGAATTTCCAAAGTTGCTGAAGACGGAGTACCACTTGTATTAAGATTTGCATCAGATTACAAAATAACAGTTACAGCCGATATGGTTAAAGCAGAAGCACCGGCAGTAACAGAACCTGAGACAAAGCCGGCAGAGGATGTTCCATCAGGAGATACAGGGTATGTTTATTTTGCGGTTGTTGCAATTATCGCAGCAGCAGGAATCGCAGCAGTAAGTAAGAAAAGAGCATATGAAAAATAA
- a CDS encoding aminotransferase class I/II-fold pyridoxal phosphate-dependent enzyme, which produces MEFKRAERLNHFQTGIFAALDEKKSELIKAGRKVYNLSVGTPDFRPPEHVMKAVAESVNNAEDYKYSLVDSEEMLNAVVDYYADRYNAVIKADEITAVRGTQEGMAHLGMAILNPGDVVLLPDPGYPVFEAGSYLGGAEVYYYPLLKENNFLPVIEDIPEDVLNKTKYIVLSYPSNPVGASAPKEMYVRMIEYAKKYNFAIINDNAYSDIIFDGREGFSFLSLPGAKDVGVEFFSLSKSYNVTGLRISFCIGNKSIIDAFKLLRSQYDFGMSYPAQKAAIAALRGPRDSVKAQCAEYQRRRDALLNGLRKYGWNVPDSHGTMFVWLPVPEGYTSASFTEALMDKAGVIGTPGTAFGPLGEGYIRFALTKSAEELAVIADVIGQSGVLS; this is translated from the coding sequence ATGGAATTCAAACGTGCAGAAAGATTAAATCATTTCCAGACAGGAATATTTGCTGCCCTGGATGAGAAGAAAAGCGAATTAATCAAGGCAGGAAGAAAGGTTTATAACCTCTCAGTGGGTACACCTGATTTCAGACCGCCTGAACATGTAATGAAGGCTGTGGCTGAATCAGTCAATAATGCTGAGGATTATAAGTATTCCCTTGTGGATTCGGAAGAAATGCTTAACGCTGTGGTTGATTATTATGCGGACAGATATAACGCTGTCATAAAGGCAGATGAGATTACGGCAGTAAGAGGAACACAGGAAGGTATGGCACATCTTGGAATGGCAATACTTAATCCGGGAGACGTTGTTCTTTTACCTGACCCGGGCTATCCTGTATTTGAAGCAGGTTCGTATCTTGGAGGCGCAGAGGTGTATTATTATCCTCTCCTTAAGGAAAATAATTTTTTACCTGTGATAGAAGATATTCCGGAAGACGTTCTTAATAAGACAAAATACATTGTTTTGTCATATCCGTCCAATCCTGTGGGAGCTTCGGCACCTAAAGAAATGTATGTCAGGATGATTGAATATGCAAAGAAATATAATTTTGCGATTATTAATGATAATGCGTATTCGGATATTATTTTTGACGGCAGGGAAGGTTTTTCATTTTTATCATTGCCGGGAGCAAAAGATGTGGGAGTTGAGTTTTTCTCACTTTCAAAATCTTATAACGTAACCGGTTTAAGAATTTCATTCTGTATTGGTAATAAGTCAATTATTGATGCGTTTAAGCTGCTTAGAAGCCAGTATGATTTTGGTATGTCATATCCGGCACAGAAGGCGGCAATCGCGGCCTTAAGAGGACCGAGAGACAGCGTCAAGGCACAGTGTGCAGAGTATCAGAGAAGAAGGGATGCACTTCTTAACGGACTTAGAAAATACGGATGGAACGTACCTGATTCACACGGAACAATGTTTGTATGGCTTCCTGTACCGGAAGGTTATACATCGGCTTCATTTACCGAGGCACTTATGGACAAGGCCGGAGTAATAGGAACACCGGGAACGGCATTTGGACCGCTTGGAGAAGGCTACATAAGATTTGCTCTGACAAAAAGTGCCGAAGAATTGGCAGTAATTGCCGATGTAATCGGTCAGTCCGGAGTACTTTCATAA
- a CDS encoding ABC transporter substrate-binding protein encodes MKKRICCFILAFILIAICQAGCGKKDNGMKKVVLNEVAHSIFYAPQYVAIEMGYFKDAGIDLVLETGFGADKTMTALISGNADIGFMGSESTIYAYAEGSKDYAVNFAGLTQRAGNFLVAREKIDNFSWDMVKGKNVLGGRKGGMPQMVLEYILKANNIDPASDLSIDQSVDFGLTAGAFSGNTEYDFTVEFEPGATSLEKEGKGYVVASLGVDSGYVPYTAYSAKKSYIEKNPEIIKDFTSAIQKGLDYVNSHSSAEIAKVIAPQFEDTDIDTITTIVERYKSQDTWKKDTVFTRESFELLEDILIEAGELKEKVPYEDLVKVD; translated from the coding sequence ATGAAAAAAAGAATTTGTTGTTTTATTCTGGCTTTTATTTTGATTGCAATCTGTCAGGCCGGGTGTGGCAAAAAAGACAACGGCATGAAAAAGGTTGTTCTCAATGAGGTTGCCCACTCTATTTTTTATGCTCCTCAATACGTTGCAATAGAGATGGGATATTTCAAGGATGCAGGCATAGACCTCGTTCTTGAAACAGGTTTCGGTGCCGACAAAACAATGACCGCCCTTATATCCGGCAATGCCGATATTGGTTTTATGGGTTCAGAATCCACAATTTATGCTTATGCGGAGGGTTCTAAGGATTATGCCGTTAATTTCGCCGGACTTACCCAGCGTGCCGGTAACTTCCTCGTTGCCAGGGAAAAAATTGATAACTTCTCATGGGATATGGTTAAGGGCAAAAATGTCCTCGGCGGCAGAAAGGGCGGCATGCCTCAGATGGTGCTTGAATATATCCTGAAAGCCAACAATATTGACCCTGCCTCCGACCTCTCAATCGACCAGAGTGTTGACTTCGGTCTGACCGCAGGTGCTTTTTCCGGCAATACAGAGTATGACTTTACCGTTGAATTTGAACCGGGTGCCACTTCTCTTGAGAAAGAGGGCAAAGGTTATGTAGTTGCTTCCCTTGGTGTTGACAGCGGTTACGTTCCTTACACCGCCTACTCCGCTAAAAAGAGCTACATTGAGAAAAATCCTGAAATCATCAAGGATTTCACTTCTGCCATCCAGAAGGGTCTTGACTACGTCAATTCTCATTCTTCTGCTGAAATTGCCAAGGTCATAGCCCCTCAGTTTGAGGACACGGACATTGACACCATTACCACAATAGTTGAAAGATACAAATCCCAGGACACTTGGAAAAAAGACACAGTCTTTACCAGGGAATCCTTTGAGCTTCTTGAAGATATCCTCATCGAAGCAGGTGAATTAAAAGAAAAAGTTCCTTACGAGGACCTTGTAAAGGTTGACTAA
- a CDS encoding YhfC family intramembrane metalloprotease, translating into MQNETLESVTQAISYEGYDMTAKVSNGKIVAGIIGIVVILAFVIATIILIRKKQKGNGFGILGGVITYISFNYFAPSLLINLIFVYSPFKKYADSANKVIVSTAAFIIVYTLSTAFLAVLGRMLANKVFAYRLKSFGEGFSFGQGIAYTQAAFTMSSLFQLVSPMIIINRSGLETLVSGAKDQEAATKMLDSAMELIGYKTSAIVMLTIVAVLFVIYQLAITIPMYAAYQKKIHKGYYGMVLGSYIVIEAIQYMAERKVINVIVQLIATAVVVAAITYVCIRIYNKCYKDEERDLDKEKEDKIKKMTTAKKIPRFDNLSNL; encoded by the coding sequence ATGCAGAATGAGACATTAGAATCAGTAACCCAGGCAATTTCATACGAAGGATACGATATGACTGCCAAGGTTTCAAATGGTAAAATTGTAGCAGGTATCATAGGAATTGTCGTGATTCTTGCTTTCGTTATAGCAACGATTATTTTAATTAGAAAAAAACAGAAAGGTAACGGTTTTGGCATACTCGGAGGCGTGATCACTTACATTTCATTTAATTATTTTGCTCCATCTTTGCTCATTAATCTTATCTTTGTATATTCACCATTTAAGAAGTATGCGGATTCCGCCAATAAAGTAATTGTGTCCACGGCGGCTTTTATTATTGTATATACATTGTCAACGGCTTTTCTTGCGGTTCTGGGCAGGATGCTTGCTAACAAGGTTTTCGCCTACAGGCTAAAAAGCTTCGGAGAGGGCTTCTCTTTCGGACAGGGTATAGCCTACACACAGGCAGCATTCACAATGTCCTCACTTTTCCAGCTTGTGTCACCTATGATAATTATTAACAGAAGCGGACTTGAGACACTTGTCAGTGGTGCCAAAGACCAGGAGGCAGCTACCAAAATGTTAGACAGTGCAATGGAACTTATCGGCTATAAGACATCCGCCATTGTAATGCTCACCATTGTCGCAGTCCTTTTTGTCATATACCAGTTAGCAATAACCATTCCTATGTATGCTGCATACCAGAAAAAAATCCACAAGGGTTATTATGGAATGGTACTTGGCAGCTATATAGTCATTGAAGCAATCCAGTACATGGCAGAGCGTAAAGTTATTAACGTTATCGTCCAGCTTATAGCAACCGCAGTTGTTGTTGCTGCAATCACTTATGTGTGCATCAGAATTTACAACAAGTGCTACAAAGACGAGGAACGTGACCTTGACAAAGAGAAAGAAGACAAAATCAAGAAGATGACAACAGCCAAGAAGATTCCGCGTTTTGATAACCTCAGCAATCTGTAA
- a CDS encoding cold-shock protein, with product MNKGTVKWFNDQKGFGFISDENGKDIFVHFSGIVMDGHKKLEEGQKVEFEVADGAKGPQAVNVKVI from the coding sequence ATGAACAAGGGTACAGTAAAGTGGTTCAATGACCAGAAAGGGTTTGGATTTATTTCTGATGAGAATGGCAAGGATATTTTCGTTCATTTCTCAGGAATCGTTATGGATGGTCATAAGAAGCTCGAAGAAGGCCAGAAGGTTGAATTTGAAGTAGCCGATGGAGCTAAGGGACCACAGGCAGTTAATGTTAAAGTTATTTAA
- the hslO gene encoding Hsp33 family molecular chaperone HslO, producing MEDYLVRAIAANGQVRAFAAYTKNTVETARQAHNTSPVVTAGLGRLLTAGAMMGSMMKGDRDVLTIKAEGSGPVGHYLVTADSKGNVKGYAANPNVILPANAAGKLDVGGSLGVGLLTVIKDLGLKEPYTGTCELVSGEIAEDLTYYFASSEQTPSSVGLGVLMTKDNTVNVAGGFIIQLMPDATEETISIVEEKISTIKSVTSMLENGLDPEGIINLILGGLDPEILDKMPVRFYCNCSKERVSKALIAIGRKELDNIIEENEPIEVKCHFCNKAYNFTVDELKKLV from the coding sequence ATGGAAGATTATTTAGTAAGAGCAATCGCAGCTAACGGCCAGGTAAGGGCGTTTGCCGCATATACAAAAAATACAGTTGAGACCGCAAGACAGGCACACAACACAAGTCCTGTCGTAACGGCGGGACTTGGCAGACTTCTCACAGCGGGAGCAATGATGGGAAGCATGATGAAGGGCGACAGGGATGTTCTTACAATTAAAGCAGAGGGCAGCGGCCCTGTGGGACATTATCTTGTTACTGCCGACTCAAAAGGCAATGTCAAGGGATACGCAGCCAACCCTAATGTAATACTGCCTGCCAATGCCGCAGGCAAACTTGACGTTGGCGGTTCCCTCGGAGTGGGACTTCTTACGGTCATCAAAGACCTGGGACTTAAAGAGCCATATACCGGCACCTGCGAGCTTGTCAGTGGGGAAATTGCAGAGGATTTAACTTATTATTTTGCCTCAAGTGAGCAGACACCGTCCTCCGTGGGACTTGGTGTCCTTATGACAAAAGACAATACCGTCAATGTCGCGGGTGGTTTTATTATCCAGCTTATGCCTGACGCAACGGAGGAGACAATATCAATTGTCGAAGAGAAAATTTCCACAATAAAATCCGTCACTTCAATGCTTGAGAACGGACTTGACCCAGAGGGCATAATTAATCTTATTCTCGGTGGACTTGACCCGGAGATTCTTGATAAAATGCCTGTCAGATTCTATTGCAACTGTTCTAAGGAGCGTGTATCAAAAGCACTCATCGCAATCGGCAGAAAAGAGCTTGACAATATTATTGAAGAAAATGAGCCTATAGAGGTTAAATGCCATTTCTGCAACAAGGCATATAATTTTACAGTGGATGAGTTAAAGAAATTAGTTTGA
- a CDS encoding class I SAM-dependent DNA methyltransferase codes for MKAYSFFAKVYDVFMNDIPYVDWLDGIEAYMERRNIQCHRVLELGCGTGRFTALLAADGYEVTGLDLSEAMIKVAKKKPFGKRISYVCSDMRNFNLGKKFDVVISVCDSMNYLLNNDDMCNTFLSVGKHLEKGGYFIFDLKTETFYEKLGENIYSDERNFGRYYWENEFDKETGDNFYYLSFFIKSMGKYKLYEEEHTQHVFTGTDIRECAAKAGFTVKDALSEDINSPIDFSRDRVYYVLQYN; via the coding sequence ATGAAAGCATATTCTTTTTTTGCAAAAGTTTATGATGTATTTATGAATGACATCCCTTATGTGGACTGGCTTGACGGAATAGAGGCATATATGGAGCGCAGGAATATACAATGTCACAGAGTTCTTGAGCTTGGCTGCGGTACGGGACGGTTTACGGCACTTCTGGCAGCAGACGGCTACGAAGTTACCGGGCTTGATTTGTCAGAAGCAATGATTAAGGTTGCGAAGAAAAAGCCTTTCGGAAAAAGAATTTCTTACGTCTGTTCGGACATGAGAAATTTTAATCTTGGGAAAAAATTTGATGTTGTAATAAGCGTATGTGATTCCATGAATTATCTTTTAAATAATGATGATATGTGTAATACGTTTCTAAGTGTTGGAAAACATCTTGAAAAGGGCGGCTATTTTATTTTTGACCTGAAAACGGAAACTTTTTATGAAAAGCTTGGAGAAAATATTTATTCGGATGAAAGGAATTTCGGACGATATTATTGGGAAAACGAATTTGATAAAGAGACGGGAGATAACTTTTATTACCTTAGTTTTTTTATTAAAAGCATGGGAAAATATAAGCTCTACGAGGAAGAACACACACAGCATGTTTTTACCGGCACCGATATAAGGGAGTGTGCGGCAAAGGCAGGATTTACGGTAAAGGACGCTTTATCAGAGGACATTAACTCGCCCATTGATTTTTCAAGGGACAGGGTTTACTATGTTTTACAGTACAATTAA
- a CDS encoding DUF6709 family protein has translation MIIVSVVFIISNPFKKALTPHTVDSLDAIDSLYENGEEYIKCTIDKMYYTGYDYVKGSKKKAGIYYTFYNGICYYIIYPTGSTDKGTPAIIDGATFPAKLQHSEPIYNDLVKNVSEMVNFTEDGLKSVSCDLFINSYAYNTNYSRFMIIGFMIIALISLIFLVLLIIAAINPNYSSPVKALRKYGDYKTLFAIAVTEYDTAVAVGRKNVFITNTFLIIITKTDTDIIPLENITWVYDYNEVYHKKGNTIMYHPLCIVTDTKKVYKIRHVSKKGIDSIVNTLLSRYPEIMTGCNN, from the coding sequence ATGATTATTGTATCAGTTGTTTTTATAATAAGCAATCCTTTTAAAAAGGCTCTGACACCCCATACTGTGGATTCGTTGGATGCAATTGATTCCTTATACGAGAACGGCGAAGAATACATAAAGTGTACAATAGATAAAATGTACTACACGGGATATGATTATGTAAAAGGCAGCAAGAAAAAAGCAGGTATATACTATACCTTCTATAATGGAATCTGCTACTACATCATATATCCAACAGGCTCAACCGATAAAGGTACTCCTGCAATAATTGATGGTGCAACATTTCCTGCAAAATTGCAGCATTCCGAACCGATTTACAATGACCTGGTAAAAAATGTTTCAGAAATGGTTAATTTTACCGAGGATGGACTCAAATCCGTAAGCTGTGATTTATTCATAAATTCATACGCTTACAATACCAACTACTCCCGGTTTATGATAATCGGATTTATGATAATTGCGCTTATATCCCTTATTTTCTTAGTATTGCTTATTATAGCTGCAATTAATCCTAATTACTCATCGCCTGTAAAAGCTTTGAGAAAATACGGAGATTACAAAACATTATTTGCGATTGCCGTTACCGAATACGATACGGCGGTGGCTGTAGGACGTAAGAATGTATTTATTACCAATACGTTTCTGATAATCATTACCAAAACCGATACTGATATTATTCCGCTTGAAAATATAACATGGGTATACGATTATAACGAAGTCTACCATAAAAAAGGCAACACCATAATGTATCATCCTTTATGTATCGTAACGGATACTAAAAAAGTATATAAGATACGACATGTTTCCAAAAAAGGCATTGATTCCATTGTCAATACCCTTTTAAGCAGATACCCTGAAATAATGACAGGCTGCAATAACTAA